A region of Rhizorhabdus wittichii RW1 DNA encodes the following proteins:
- a CDS encoding secretion protein HlyD family protein (PFAM: secretion protein HlyD family protein), whose amino-acid sequence MKRIRLPGIPKRVFIIVAVVAIIGIGWVWMQRGSHDDEALRLYGNVDIREVQLAFRQPGRVAQMHFDEGDHVEAGARMAVLDAQPFEEGVAAADASVGVAQADLDKLLRGLRPQEIVQAREALNQASAVARDAERNFNRQSQLLASGAASQKTVDAARTARDQAVAGANAARAAYSQATEGFRKEDVAAGQARLAAAQAARAQAATALADTVLLAPRTGTVIARVREPGSMVVSQTPIYSVSLDAPVYVRAYIGEPDLGRIAPGMRVRVHSDSSDKVYQGQIGFISPRAEFTPKTVETTDLRTDLVYRLRIVVTNADAALRQGMPVTIDVDAGPASSAQAKGR is encoded by the coding sequence ATGAAGCGCATCCGCCTGCCCGGCATTCCCAAGCGGGTCTTTATTATTGTCGCTGTCGTCGCAATAATCGGGATCGGATGGGTCTGGATGCAGCGTGGCAGCCATGACGACGAGGCTCTGCGCCTCTATGGCAATGTCGACATTCGCGAGGTTCAACTCGCCTTCCGGCAACCCGGTCGTGTTGCGCAGATGCACTTCGATGAAGGAGATCACGTCGAAGCGGGTGCGCGCATGGCTGTCCTCGACGCGCAGCCGTTCGAGGAAGGTGTGGCTGCGGCCGATGCGTCCGTGGGTGTTGCTCAGGCGGACCTCGACAAATTGCTCCGCGGCCTGCGCCCTCAGGAGATCGTCCAGGCGCGCGAGGCACTCAATCAGGCTTCGGCTGTCGCCAGAGATGCGGAGCGCAATTTCAATCGTCAGAGCCAATTGCTCGCCTCAGGCGCCGCCAGTCAAAAGACGGTCGATGCCGCCCGCACCGCGCGCGACCAAGCCGTCGCCGGCGCCAATGCGGCCCGGGCCGCCTATTCACAAGCCACAGAAGGCTTCCGCAAGGAAGATGTCGCAGCGGGGCAGGCCCGCCTCGCCGCCGCACAAGCGGCACGGGCGCAAGCCGCCACTGCGCTTGCCGATACAGTGCTGCTTGCGCCGCGCACCGGCACCGTGATTGCCCGCGTGCGCGAACCCGGCAGCATGGTTGTTAGCCAGACCCCGATCTACAGCGTGAGCCTTGATGCGCCGGTTTATGTGCGTGCCTATATCGGAGAACCGGATCTGGGGCGCATCGCGCCCGGGATGCGGGTTCGCGTCCATAGCGACTCGTCCGACAAGGTTTATCAAGGCCAGATCGGGTTTATTTCACCGCGCGCCGAGTTCACGCCAAAAACGGTAGAGACCACGGATCTGCGCACGGATTTGGTCTATCGCCTGCGGATCGTGGTCACCAATGCGGATGCCGCGCTGCGCCAGGGCATGCCGGTGACCATCGACGTCGATGCCGGGCCAGCATCCAGCGCGCAGGCCAAAGGCCGCTGA
- a CDS encoding transcriptional regulator, TetR family (PFAM: regulatory protein, TetR) yields MSDRSKYLPADERRAATVEAVVDLAAEQNPSDITTTAIAQRMGLTQGALFRHFPTKDAILEAVMSWVTDRLLARVDKAAEGAASPKAALEAVFMTHIDFVSDHPGVPRMLFGELQRPGETLPKRMAQTLIRHYGERLRGLLEAGKVRGELRADLDPDAATTLFIGTIQGLVMQSMLAGDVTHIRRDAPGVFAIYLRGIGAVQ; encoded by the coding sequence ATGAGTGACCGCTCCAAGTATCTTCCAGCGGACGAACGTCGAGCGGCAACCGTGGAGGCGGTGGTCGACCTGGCTGCAGAACAAAACCCAAGTGACATCACAACGACGGCCATCGCGCAGCGAATGGGGCTGACCCAGGGGGCGCTGTTCCGTCATTTCCCGACCAAAGACGCCATCCTGGAGGCGGTGATGTCCTGGGTGACCGACCGTTTACTCGCCCGCGTCGACAAGGCCGCGGAAGGGGCCGCGTCTCCGAAGGCCGCCCTTGAAGCGGTCTTCATGACACATATCGATTTCGTGTCTGACCACCCGGGCGTGCCACGAATGCTTTTCGGGGAGTTGCAGCGGCCGGGTGAGACTCTTCCCAAGCGCATGGCCCAGACGCTGATCCGGCACTATGGAGAGCGGCTTCGTGGCTTGCTCGAGGCGGGAAAGGTGCGAGGCGAGTTGCGTGCCGACCTCGATCCGGATGCCGCCACCACCCTGTTTATCGGCACGATCCAGGGGCTCGTCATGCAATCGATGCTGGCGGGCGATGTAACCCATATTCGTCGCGATGCTCCCGGCGTGTTCGCTATATATCTGCGCGGAATCGGAGCAGTGCAATGA
- a CDS encoding RND efflux system, outer membrane lipoprotein, NodT family (TIGRFAM: RND efflux system, outer membrane lipoprotein, NodT family~PFAM: outer membrane efflux protein), with product MIFPPHRQLRLAVVLFSCISLTACVVGPDYHAPPSVDTGSGWTQAAAGASAPADLVRWWSTLGDPELERLVDTALAQNLDIRQAAARIDEARALRDRAAGQQLPAVSAGASVNRRRQSENGPLPVGSIPGLDASQTIYDAGFDAAWEVDLFGANRRALEGASARLQATQAEAQGVRMRIAAEVARTWFEATGAGEELLTQQATVATLQQTLDLMRSRAALGDVSRADVDAAYERWAAANAMLPGIAARQRGAVLGLGVLLGAPPERELKLLDTAAPARVLPALPVGERADILRRRPDVLAAERRLAASTADIGVATAELFPKLSIGAGGGFQALSPGDWFDSSSTRYSILPLISWRLFDGGRVRAEIRVREAAQRQAALGYEQAVLAALGDAERTLGDYNASLDTLTRHQAALDASRRSFDHAEARFAAGDITRIELLAAQRLLHEAETANLRARTTAAVQMVALYKAIGGGWNLADTAFAAPGS from the coding sequence ATGATATTTCCCCCTCATCGACAGTTGCGTCTTGCGGTGGTGCTATTCAGCTGCATTTCGTTGACCGCCTGTGTCGTCGGCCCCGACTATCACGCGCCGCCTTCCGTGGACACGGGCAGCGGCTGGACCCAGGCAGCGGCGGGGGCGTCCGCCCCTGCCGACCTTGTCCGCTGGTGGTCAACGCTGGGCGACCCTGAACTGGAGAGACTGGTCGACACTGCACTGGCGCAAAATCTCGATATCCGTCAGGCAGCGGCGCGGATCGATGAAGCGCGCGCTCTGCGCGATCGGGCCGCTGGTCAGCAACTGCCCGCTGTTTCCGCAGGCGCCAGCGTGAACCGCCGCCGACAAAGCGAGAATGGCCCACTGCCGGTTGGTTCCATTCCCGGACTAGATGCGTCGCAGACAATCTATGATGCCGGCTTCGATGCTGCGTGGGAAGTCGACCTGTTTGGCGCCAATCGCCGGGCGCTGGAAGGCGCCAGCGCGCGGTTGCAGGCGACCCAAGCCGAAGCGCAGGGTGTACGTATGCGGATCGCGGCGGAGGTCGCTCGCACATGGTTCGAGGCGACTGGCGCCGGGGAAGAATTGCTTACGCAGCAGGCGACGGTCGCAACGTTGCAACAGACGCTGGACCTCATGCGCAGCCGTGCCGCTCTCGGCGATGTTTCCCGCGCCGATGTGGACGCAGCCTATGAGCGGTGGGCTGCCGCCAATGCCATGCTACCGGGCATTGCGGCGCGTCAGCGCGGAGCCGTGCTCGGTCTTGGCGTCCTGCTCGGCGCACCCCCGGAACGGGAACTGAAGCTGCTCGATACCGCCGCGCCGGCGCGCGTCCTGCCGGCACTGCCCGTAGGGGAACGCGCCGACATATTGCGTCGCCGCCCCGATGTTCTGGCTGCTGAACGGCGGCTTGCTGCCAGCACCGCTGATATCGGCGTCGCCACCGCGGAGCTTTTCCCCAAGCTGTCCATTGGTGCCGGCGGCGGCTTCCAGGCGCTCAGTCCGGGCGACTGGTTCGATTCGTCCAGCACCCGCTACTCCATCCTGCCGCTCATCTCTTGGCGATTGTTCGACGGCGGCCGTGTGCGCGCGGAGATACGTGTCCGGGAGGCTGCCCAGCGGCAGGCCGCGCTGGGTTATGAGCAGGCCGTGCTGGCGGCACTGGGAGATGCCGAGCGCACCTTGGGCGATTATAATGCAAGCTTGGATACATTGACACGTCATCAAGCGGCGCTGGATGCCTCGCGCCGCAGCTTTGATCATGCTGAAGCGCGCTTTGCCGCAGGCGATATCACGCGAATTGAGCTGCTTGCGGCCCAGCGCCTCCTTCATGAGGCCGAAACCGCAAATCTGCGCGCGCGGACGACAGCCGCTGTGCAGATGGTCGCATTATACAAGGCGATCGGAGGGGGTTGGAACCTGGCCGATACAGCTTTCGCTGCTCCCGGTTCGTGA
- a CDS encoding ABC-2 type transporter (PFAM: ABC-2 type transporter), whose amino-acid sequence MAQHNSHFAFTRLRAQFIKEVLSILRDPRSRMVVLVPPLLQLLVFAFAATLEVRNVDIAVHNQDSGRWSYELITRLDRADFITQVYRVNDSQELRDLIDQGKVIAALDIQPDFSRAIATGDNGRVQMLIDGRRSNSGQITASYLSAIAAEVGAEANAGSAPASAVAVRNWFNPNLTYRWFIVPGLSGILAFFSALLITSLSIARERELGTFDQLLVSPTSTPEIIISKSLPALVIGTMLGLLMMAAAAGPFQIPFNGSFGLLFVSLVLFILSVVGIGLMISAISATQQQAILGAFAIGVPSVLMSGFATPVENMPTLLQWLAQAIPLTHFLIIVEGSFLKAMSPGDILASLWPLALIALVSLTTATIFVRGRLQ is encoded by the coding sequence ATGGCGCAACACAATAGCCATTTCGCTTTCACCCGGCTGCGGGCGCAGTTCATCAAGGAAGTGCTGAGCATCCTGCGCGACCCGCGCAGCCGCATGGTGGTGCTTGTGCCGCCGCTGTTGCAACTGCTGGTGTTCGCCTTCGCCGCGACGCTGGAAGTGCGCAATGTCGATATCGCCGTTCACAATCAGGATTCGGGGCGCTGGTCCTATGAACTGATCACGCGGCTCGACCGGGCCGACTTCATTACGCAGGTCTATCGCGTGAACGACAGCCAAGAGCTGCGCGATCTTATCGACCAGGGCAAGGTGATCGCGGCGCTCGATATCCAGCCGGACTTTTCGCGCGCAATCGCCACCGGCGACAATGGTCGCGTTCAGATGCTGATCGATGGCCGGCGCAGCAATTCAGGGCAGATCACCGCTTCTTATCTCTCCGCCATCGCTGCCGAGGTTGGCGCGGAAGCAAACGCCGGCAGTGCGCCCGCATCGGCGGTGGCGGTGCGCAACTGGTTCAATCCCAACCTGACCTACCGCTGGTTCATCGTGCCCGGCCTCTCCGGTATCCTGGCGTTCTTCAGCGCGCTGCTCATCACCTCGCTGTCGATCGCGCGGGAGCGCGAACTGGGAACATTCGACCAGTTGCTGGTGTCACCAACCTCCACGCCGGAAATCATTATATCCAAATCCCTGCCCGCTCTGGTCATCGGCACCATGCTCGGTCTTCTGATGATGGCGGCCGCTGCGGGTCCGTTCCAGATTCCGTTCAACGGCTCGTTTGGGCTGCTGTTCGTCAGCCTGGTTCTGTTCATCCTGTCGGTGGTGGGCATCGGCCTGATGATATCCGCGATCAGCGCGACCCAGCAGCAGGCCATCCTTGGCGCCTTCGCCATCGGCGTGCCATCCGTTCTGATGTCGGGCTTCGCTACCCCGGTCGAGAATATGCCCACGCTGCTGCAATGGCTGGCTCAGGCGATCCCCCTCACCCATTTTCTGATCATCGTGGAAGGCAGCTTTCTGAAAGCAATGTCGCCCGGCGATATTCTTGCGAGCCTTTGGCCATTGGCGCTGATCGCCCTGGTGTCGCTCACCACGGCCACCATCTTCGTTCGAGGACGTCTGCAATGA
- a CDS encoding outer membrane efflux protein (PFAM: outer membrane efflux protein), producing MRAMLLACGLLLSASPALAQRTDLPPADKVNEALDNHPSVAAAAARVEAARARGDMLRRGSHEVTVSGSYVRRTVDREGGFNEFDTTISRPFRLPGKAALDRQVGALGVEVAQNQMEDVRHQTALILSGLWHDWLTAGSHYRNDLDTVRGLEASMAAVARRVALRDAAQLDLDQAAAALAQARAQAASSLASREQARVTLVATFPDIPLPPEPPELAIPVLPADGLEAMRDLVIERSHEIGAADKEAQRLDVTARRVRADRVADPSFGVRLFSERGGTETGAGVVASISLGGGYRRAAADQASAEANAARMELAAVTRTVEAMANAGLSNARTRFNAWSNAEASARSAGDAAARTARGYQLGQIDLADLLYAQRQTNDARRMEIDARSEANRALLRLEIDSHSIWAAVDRE from the coding sequence ATGCGGGCCATGCTCCTCGCCTGCGGCCTGCTGCTGTCCGCATCGCCAGCCCTGGCACAGCGCACCGATCTGCCGCCCGCCGACAAGGTGAACGAGGCGTTGGACAATCATCCCAGCGTTGCCGCAGCCGCCGCCCGCGTCGAGGCAGCGCGGGCACGAGGCGATATGCTGCGCAGAGGATCGCATGAGGTGACTGTCAGCGGCAGCTATGTTCGCCGCACCGTCGATCGGGAAGGCGGGTTCAATGAGTTCGACACGACGATCAGCCGTCCCTTCCGCCTGCCCGGCAAGGCGGCGCTCGATCGTCAGGTGGGCGCGCTGGGCGTTGAGGTGGCTCAGAACCAGATGGAGGATGTCCGCCACCAGACGGCGCTCATCCTGTCCGGCCTGTGGCATGACTGGCTGACCGCCGGGAGCCATTATCGCAACGATCTCGACACCGTCCGGGGGCTGGAGGCATCGATGGCGGCCGTAGCGCGGCGCGTGGCGCTGCGGGATGCCGCGCAGCTTGACCTCGATCAGGCTGCCGCCGCGCTGGCACAGGCACGCGCGCAGGCGGCCTCGTCGCTCGCCTCACGCGAACAGGCGCGCGTTACGCTTGTGGCGACCTTTCCGGACATTCCACTTCCGCCCGAGCCGCCGGAGCTGGCGATACCCGTGCTGCCTGCCGATGGGCTGGAAGCCATGCGCGATCTGGTGATCGAACGCAGCCACGAAATCGGTGCCGCCGATAAGGAGGCGCAACGGCTGGACGTCACCGCACGCCGGGTTCGCGCCGACCGCGTCGCCGATCCTTCCTTCGGCGTCCGCCTGTTCAGCGAGCGCGGCGGTACGGAAACAGGGGCGGGTGTCGTCGCCTCGATCTCGCTGGGCGGCGGTTATCGCCGTGCGGCGGCCGACCAGGCCTCGGCCGAGGCCAATGCCGCGCGCATGGAACTGGCGGCCGTGACACGCACCGTCGAGGCGATGGCCAATGCTGGTCTTTCCAACGCCCGTACCCGGTTCAATGCCTGGTCCAACGCCGAAGCGTCCGCCCGCAGCGCCGGCGATGCCGCCGCAAGGACGGCTCGCGGCTATCAACTTGGCCAGATCGACCTGGCCGATCTCCTTTATGCGCAGCGGCAGACCAATGACGCGCGCCGCATGGAGATCGATGCCCGCTCCGAAGCAAACCGGGCGCTACTCAGGCTCGAAATCGACTCGCACAGCATCTGGGCGGCGGTCGACAGGGAGTGA
- a CDS encoding ABC-2 type transporter (PFAM: ABC-2 type transporter), producing the protein MPPEAMRRFDPKRLWALVVKESLQAVRDPSTLLIAFVLPVVLLLLFSYAVSLDVRAVRIGVVQESESASAQSLAAAFAGTRYLDVTFAHDRREVSDRVVSGELRGFVVIPQDFEQRLADRGARPLVQIIADGSQPNTANYVTNYAQGVVQTWRGGLGIEASQAGVTLEPRYWFNAELESRRSLVPGAIAIVMTIIGTMLTALVVAREWERGTMEAVLSTPASVAEILIGKLLPYFALGMLATLGATALAVFAFGVPLRGSLAALLLLSATFMVPALGQGLLISSITRNQFLAAQIALFSGFLPAFMLSGFLYEIDAMPAPIRAITWFIPARYFVSSLKTVFLAGDIWVVFVPNLLAMAAIGFLFFVLAKRATRKNLE; encoded by the coding sequence ATGCCGCCGGAGGCCATGCGCCGCTTCGACCCGAAACGCCTTTGGGCGCTGGTGGTCAAGGAGAGCCTGCAGGCGGTCCGCGATCCGTCCACGCTGCTGATCGCCTTTGTCCTTCCGGTGGTCCTGCTGCTTCTGTTTTCCTATGCGGTGTCACTGGACGTGCGGGCAGTGCGGATCGGCGTCGTGCAGGAATCCGAATCTGCCTCGGCGCAGTCACTGGCCGCCGCATTCGCCGGAACCCGTTATCTGGACGTGACTTTCGCCCATGATCGGCGCGAGGTGTCCGACCGGGTCGTTTCGGGCGAATTGCGCGGATTTGTAGTCATTCCGCAGGATTTCGAGCAGCGCCTGGCCGATCGCGGCGCGCGGCCCCTCGTCCAGATCATCGCCGATGGCTCGCAGCCCAATACCGCCAACTATGTCACCAACTACGCACAGGGCGTCGTCCAGACTTGGCGGGGCGGCCTTGGTATCGAGGCATCTCAGGCGGGCGTAACACTGGAGCCGCGATACTGGTTCAACGCCGAACTGGAGAGCCGCCGTTCGCTCGTGCCCGGCGCCATCGCCATCGTCATGACCATCATCGGCACCATGTTGACCGCACTGGTGGTAGCGCGCGAGTGGGAGCGCGGCACGATGGAGGCGGTACTCTCCACGCCCGCATCGGTCGCGGAAATCCTGATCGGTAAGCTCCTGCCTTATTTCGCGCTCGGGATGCTCGCCACGCTTGGGGCCACGGCGCTGGCGGTCTTTGCGTTCGGCGTGCCGCTGCGCGGGTCACTGGCCGCACTCCTTTTGCTTTCGGCGACATTCATGGTGCCTGCGCTGGGCCAGGGACTGCTGATCTCCTCCATCACCCGCAATCAGTTTCTGGCCGCGCAGATTGCCTTGTTCTCGGGCTTTCTGCCCGCATTCATGCTGTCGGGCTTTCTGTATGAGATCGACGCCATGCCGGCGCCGATCCGGGCTATCACCTGGTTTATCCCGGCGCGCTATTTCGTTTCTTCCTTGAAGACCGTGTTTCTGGCCGGGGACATCTGGGTGGTCTTTGTGCCGAACCTGCTGGCGATGGCTGCCATCGGCTTTCTGTTTTTCGTCCTGGCAAAACGCGCCACGCGCAAGAATCTGGAGTGA
- a CDS encoding ABC transporter related (PFAM: ABC transporter related~SMART: AAA ATPase), translating into MASGSAASDPPPAPLDEVAVVIDGVSKHFGGVQALQDLNAQIRFGRLTGLVGPDGAGKTTLMRILTGLLAPNSGRATVAGFDVVDDNDAIHAATGYMPQRFGLYEDLSVMENMRLYAQLRGMDADRNGELFSELLDFTRLAPFTGRLAGKLSGGMKQKLGLACALMARPAVLLLDEPSVGVDPVSRQDLWRMVQALTDEGMAVVWSTAYLDEAERCDSVLLLNEGRLAYDGSPGELTGRLAGRSFRLEQVGDERRTVLAEALDLSSVGDGVVQGAGVRIVLRPGAGTGQITALADRIAAQLRAVPARFEDAFIDLLGGGPGGTSALAEGLPPVQLESDIAVSCRDLTKRFGDFTATDNVSFEVRKGEIFGLLGPNGAGKSTTFKMLCGLLKPTSGEAHVVGLDLRRATGAVKGQLGYMAQKFSLYGLLSVRQNLEFSAGVYGLDGATQRARIEEMIEIFGLQPWLSSAPDSLPLGYKQRLALACAVMHRPPVLFLDEPTSGVDPITRREFWTHINGLARKGVTVMVTTHFMDEAEYCDRVAMLYRARLIALDTPDALKRGAASDARPDPTMEDAFIHLVEAEDLADVARSEVAA; encoded by the coding sequence ATGGCGTCCGGTAGCGCAGCATCGGACCCGCCACCTGCCCCGCTCGATGAGGTCGCGGTCGTCATCGATGGGGTGAGCAAGCATTTCGGCGGCGTGCAGGCATTGCAGGATCTGAACGCACAGATCCGGTTTGGCCGCCTGACCGGGCTGGTTGGACCGGACGGTGCGGGCAAGACAACCCTGATGCGTATCCTGACGGGTCTGCTGGCGCCGAATAGCGGCCGCGCCACGGTGGCGGGCTTTGATGTGGTGGACGACAATGACGCCATCCATGCCGCAACCGGTTACATGCCGCAGCGCTTTGGTCTCTACGAAGACTTGTCGGTCATGGAGAATATGCGGCTCTATGCGCAGTTGCGCGGCATGGATGCCGACCGAAACGGCGAGTTGTTTTCCGAATTGCTCGACTTCACGCGTCTTGCCCCCTTTACCGGGCGTCTGGCGGGCAAGCTGTCCGGCGGCATGAAACAGAAACTCGGCCTGGCCTGCGCCTTGATGGCGCGGCCTGCCGTCCTGCTTCTGGATGAGCCAAGTGTCGGCGTCGATCCCGTCAGCCGTCAGGATCTGTGGCGCATGGTACAGGCGCTGACCGACGAGGGCATGGCCGTGGTCTGGTCGACCGCCTATCTCGACGAGGCCGAGCGTTGCGACAGCGTGCTGCTGCTCAACGAAGGGCGGCTTGCCTATGACGGGTCGCCCGGAGAACTGACCGGGCGCCTTGCCGGCCGCAGCTTTCGTCTGGAACAAGTTGGCGATGAACGTCGGACCGTGCTGGCCGAGGCGCTGGACCTGAGCAGCGTGGGCGATGGCGTGGTTCAGGGCGCCGGTGTTCGCATCGTGTTGCGCCCCGGCGCGGGAACGGGCCAGATAACCGCTCTTGCCGATCGGATCGCGGCGCAGCTAAGGGCGGTGCCCGCCCGTTTCGAGGACGCTTTTATCGATCTGCTTGGCGGCGGCCCGGGCGGTACATCGGCTCTCGCCGAGGGGCTCCCGCCTGTCCAGCTTGAGTCGGACATCGCCGTTTCCTGCCGGGACCTGACCAAGCGCTTCGGCGATTTCACGGCCACCGACAATGTCAGCTTCGAGGTGCGCAAGGGCGAAATCTTCGGTCTGCTCGGTCCGAACGGTGCTGGCAAATCAACCACCTTCAAGATGCTGTGCGGCCTACTCAAACCTACCAGCGGTGAGGCGCATGTGGTGGGGCTTGATCTGCGCCGCGCGACCGGCGCGGTCAAAGGTCAGCTTGGCTATATGGCGCAGAAGTTCTCGCTCTATGGCTTGCTGTCCGTGCGACAGAATCTGGAGTTCTCCGCTGGCGTCTATGGTCTGGACGGCGCGACGCAGCGGGCGCGGATCGAGGAAATGATCGAAATCTTCGGCTTGCAGCCCTGGCTGTCGTCAGCGCCGGACTCTCTGCCGCTCGGATACAAGCAGCGCCTGGCGCTGGCCTGCGCGGTGATGCATCGCCCGCCGGTGCTGTTTCTGGATGAGCCGACTTCGGGCGTCGATCCGATTACGCGGCGGGAGTTCTGGACCCACATCAACGGCCTTGCCCGCAAGGGCGTGACTGTGATGGTCACCACCCATTTCATGGACGAGGCGGAATATTGCGACCGGGTAGCGATGCTCTATCGCGCCCGGCTGATCGCGCTGGACACGCCGGACGCTCTCAAACGCGGTGCCGCCAGCGATGCCCGGCCGGACCCGACCATGGAAGACGCGTTCATTCATCTGGTCGAAGCCGAAGATCTCGCCGATGTCGCCCGTAGCGAGGTCGCCGCATGA